Proteins from a genomic interval of Diaminobutyricimonas aerilata:
- a CDS encoding PH domain-containing protein: MSGEVRQPEAVVARLRPHGRALFWPSIALLPVAAGTTYAYTRFDDPNLRLAVIGGGLLLAVLVFVFPLLSWLARNYTITTRRLVLRSGVFTRVRQELLHSRGYDVSVRQSGLQRMFRSGDVRINAGADHHIVLHDVPSADLVQAALHDLMEANADSVAARRHVSTGEQYGRR, from the coding sequence GCCGGAGGCGGTGGTCGCGCGACTCCGCCCCCACGGGCGAGCCCTCTTCTGGCCGAGCATCGCGCTCCTCCCGGTCGCGGCGGGCACGACGTACGCGTACACCCGGTTCGACGACCCGAACCTGCGTCTCGCGGTGATCGGCGGCGGGCTCCTGCTCGCCGTGCTCGTCTTCGTGTTCCCGCTGCTGTCGTGGCTCGCCCGCAACTACACGATCACGACGCGCCGGCTCGTGCTGCGCAGCGGCGTCTTCACACGCGTGCGGCAGGAGCTGCTGCACAGCCGCGGGTACGACGTGAGCGTGCGGCAGAGCGGGTTGCAGCGGATGTTCCGCAGCGGCGACGTGCGCATCAACGCGGGCGCCGACCACCACATCGTGCTGCACGACGTTCCGAGCGCCGATCTCGTGCAGGCGGCGCTGCACGACCTCATGGAGGCGAACGCCGACTCCGTCGCCGCCCGCCGCCACGTCTCGACGGGCGAGCAGTACGGCCGACGCTGA